A region of Natribaculum luteum DNA encodes the following proteins:
- a CDS encoding GNAT family N-acetyltransferase — translation MGAEFIHYGQVGLRVVDDDSDSDVEFINDALNSAEMRPYLGRMRPLTVEEERERISEQRDNRGLYLLITVNGDRVGTVSLIPQWEQQNNYELTIWLIPEARGKGYGTEATKAVVNHAFEYLDCQRISAHHWEDNELSQSLLESVGFLLEGEKRSGWRWEGEYKNNLYYGLTREDWDEQQPVFREGESRADAEEDDGHEAEINISRRYNKFMYPTYEQAIRDVSDDVTTGEPTVLDAPCGPGGLLPELTSEFGPDATVHAVEKECEKILAAQDHVDKHCEFPVTFHQADLLADDLGFETGQFDCIWVADGFSPGLMSGPKLVDSLSPFLSDDGVFAMYYGNWLRPQLLPGYTDLEHRLNVVAERYYQSTVNSSDDGMQREWADSDSYHPDISPERARSWLLDAGFDTVTLDTYTVTHSRTEDGSFETRGDTDSTVDDEEIRDRLRDIYQTEYLKAAEAYLSDSELRARPSEQLVTSSDLDDLKRVFDPDSDDYLPDQSGYFCTVTALLVTAK, via the coding sequence ATGGGGGCTGAATTCATCCACTACGGTCAGGTCGGCCTTCGAGTGGTCGACGATGATTCGGACTCAGACGTTGAGTTCATAAACGACGCGTTGAACAGTGCAGAGATGCGTCCGTATCTGGGCCGGATGCGGCCGTTGACCGTCGAAGAGGAACGAGAGCGTATTAGCGAACAGAGGGATAACAGGGGATTATATCTGCTCATCACGGTTAATGGCGATCGCGTTGGGACCGTCTCGCTGATCCCACAGTGGGAACAGCAGAACAACTACGAACTCACTATCTGGCTGATTCCAGAAGCGAGAGGAAAAGGGTACGGAACGGAGGCGACGAAGGCGGTCGTCAACCACGCGTTCGAATACCTCGATTGCCAGCGTATCTCGGCCCACCACTGGGAGGACAACGAGCTATCACAAAGTCTTCTCGAGTCAGTCGGTTTCCTACTCGAGGGTGAGAAGCGGAGTGGGTGGCGCTGGGAGGGAGAGTACAAGAACAACCTCTACTACGGTCTGACCAGAGAGGATTGGGATGAACAGCAACCGGTGTTCCGAGAAGGAGAGAGCAGAGCCGACGCCGAGGAAGACGACGGCCACGAGGCTGAGATAAATATTTCGCGGCGGTACAACAAGTTCATGTACCCAACCTACGAGCAGGCCATCCGCGACGTAAGTGACGACGTAACCACGGGCGAGCCGACAGTACTGGACGCTCCCTGTGGACCGGGAGGACTATTGCCGGAACTCACGAGCGAGTTCGGACCCGACGCAACAGTCCACGCAGTTGAGAAGGAGTGTGAGAAAATCTTAGCCGCACAGGATCACGTCGACAAGCATTGTGAGTTTCCGGTGACGTTTCATCAAGCGGACTTGCTAGCGGACGATTTAGGGTTCGAGACTGGTCAGTTCGACTGTATCTGGGTAGCAGACGGGTTCTCACCTGGATTAATGTCAGGGCCGAAACTAGTTGACTCCCTCTCTCCGTTTCTCTCCGATGATGGCGTGTTCGCAATGTACTACGGAAACTGGCTCCGGCCGCAGCTGTTACCCGGATATACTGATCTCGAACACCGGCTGAACGTCGTTGCGGAACGGTACTACCAGAGTACCGTGAACAGTAGCGACGACGGGATGCAGAGAGAGTGGGCGGACTCGGACTCATACCATCCAGATATCAGTCCAGAACGGGCTCGTTCGTGGCTACTCGATGCAGGCTTCGATACGGTGACGCTCGACACCTATACAGTCACGCACAGTAGAACCGAAGACGGATCGTTCGAGACGAGGGGGGACACGGACAGCACGGTCGACGACGAAGAGATACGGGACCGACTGAGAGACATCTACCAGACGGAGTACCTGAAGGCCGCAGAGGCGTACCTCAGTGATAGTGAGTTGCGAGCACGGCCGAGCGAACAACTAGTAACCAGCAGCGATCTCGATGATCTCAAGAGAGTGTTCGATCCGGACAGCGACGACTACCTGCCGGACCAATCTGGATACTTCTGCACGGTTACTGCACTGCTCGTCACTGCAAAATGA